From the genome of Planctomycetia bacterium, one region includes:
- a CDS encoding SgcJ/EcaC family oxidoreductase: MTRKLIYLLVVLLSVKVEAAEPAAAQPTPDEAAVRQAVVAYVEAFGKHDAQALAELWSPEAVYTNRLTGEEVVGRAAIAEQFAAIFKAQPDLKLDATSESVQLLSPNAAVEHGTAKLIASKGEPEIVKYTAIYIKRDGRWLLDRVTDNDDDEAPSHYEQLKVLEWMVGTWVDDDDNATITTECNWAKNRNFLTRSYSITVGDRIDLSGMQIIGWDASTKSIRSWTFDSDGGFAEAAWTFKKDRWLIRNTGILADGRKASAVNVMKPVDADSFTWQTIERTAGGELLPNVNEVQIVRK, from the coding sequence ATGACACGAAAACTCATTTATCTATTGGTCGTATTGCTTTCGGTGAAAGTAGAAGCTGCGGAGCCGGCGGCGGCTCAGCCGACACCCGACGAAGCCGCCGTTCGGCAAGCCGTCGTCGCCTATGTAGAAGCCTTCGGCAAGCACGATGCTCAGGCATTAGCCGAGTTGTGGTCGCCGGAAGCGGTCTACACCAACCGCCTGACGGGCGAAGAGGTCGTCGGCCGCGCCGCCATCGCCGAGCAATTTGCGGCGATCTTCAAAGCGCAGCCCGACTTGAAGCTCGACGCAACTTCGGAATCGGTGCAATTGCTCTCACCGAACGCCGCGGTCGAACACGGCACCGCCAAACTGATCGCGTCGAAAGGTGAGCCCGAGATCGTGAAATACACGGCCATCTACATCAAGCGCGACGGGCGTTGGCTGCTCGACCGCGTGACGGACAACGACGACGACGAGGCGCCGTCGCACTACGAGCAATTGAAAGTGCTTGAATGGATGGTCGGCACCTGGGTCGACGACGACGACAACGCGACCATCACGACGGAGTGCAACTGGGCGAAGAACCGCAATTTTCTCACACGGTCGTATTCGATCACCGTCGGCGATCGGATCGATCTTTCGGGCATGCAGATCATCGGCTGGGATGCTTCGACGAAGTCGATCCGCTCGTGGACGTTCGACTCCGACGGCGGCTTTGCCGAAGCCGCTTGGACATTTAAGAAGGACCGCTGGTTGATCCGCAACACCGGCATTCTGGCAGACGGTCGCAAGGCTTCGGCGGTGAACGTAATGAAGCCGGTCGATGCCGATTCCTTCACTTGGCAAACGATCGAGCGCACGGCCGGCGGGGAGTTGCTTCCCAACGTCAACGAAGTGCAGATCGTTCGCAAATAG
- a CDS encoding DUF1552 domain-containing protein, with amino-acid sequence MKPVHFVSSRTLSRRAMLRASGVSLALPLLDAMTPAFAAAPSNSPPKRMLAICTNMGILSEYFTPQAVGENYEATPYLKLLDPFRRDKTVFSGVSHPEVDGGHDADNCFLTAAPHPHRGGFKNSISLDQYIAAKNGHQTRFPSITIVVGPEQKRSLSWTGGGVMIPGELKPSRLFAKLFLQGSAQEVGLQVARLREGRSIMDAVADRSRELQRTLSGNDRNKLDQYFTSVRELENRLKLGEEWERKPKITVQVKPPVDIADNGELIGKTKVMFDLARLALETDSTRLVTILVDQATNAKPNIEGVTVGTHSLTHQSGSPVKREELKLVEEAQFRELARLLEAMKRSGDSGTTLLDDTVVLYGSQLGNAGLHTNTNMPMLLFGGGFRHGRHLAFDRKNNLPLCNLYVSVLQKLGIQADRFASSTGTMSGLS; translated from the coding sequence ATGAAACCCGTTCATTTCGTATCCTCCCGCACTCTTTCGCGGCGCGCCATGCTCCGTGCGTCGGGCGTGTCTTTGGCTCTCCCGCTGCTCGATGCCATGACACCCGCCTTCGCGGCGGCTCCGAGCAACTCGCCTCCGAAGCGAATGCTCGCCATCTGCACGAACATGGGGATTCTCTCCGAGTACTTCACCCCTCAAGCCGTCGGCGAGAACTACGAAGCGACGCCGTATCTCAAACTGCTCGATCCGTTTCGGCGCGACAAGACCGTGTTCTCCGGCGTTTCACACCCGGAAGTCGACGGCGGGCACGACGCCGATAATTGCTTTCTTACCGCCGCACCGCACCCGCATCGAGGCGGTTTTAAGAACTCGATCTCTCTCGACCAATACATCGCCGCGAAGAACGGGCATCAGACACGATTCCCCTCGATCACGATCGTCGTCGGACCAGAGCAAAAGCGGAGCCTCTCGTGGACCGGCGGCGGGGTGATGATTCCCGGAGAGTTGAAGCCTTCGCGGTTGTTCGCCAAACTATTCCTGCAAGGCTCGGCGCAAGAAGTCGGCTTGCAGGTTGCGCGGCTTCGCGAAGGCCGCAGCATCATGGACGCAGTCGCCGATCGAAGCCGAGAGCTGCAACGAACCCTAAGCGGAAACGATCGTAATAAGCTCGATCAGTATTTCACCAGCGTTCGCGAACTCGAAAATCGGTTGAAGTTGGGCGAAGAATGGGAGCGCAAGCCCAAGATCACGGTGCAGGTAAAGCCGCCGGTCGACATCGCCGACAACGGGGAACTGATCGGCAAGACGAAAGTGATGTTCGATCTAGCGCGACTCGCGCTTGAGACCGACTCGACCCGACTTGTGACGATCCTCGTGGATCAAGCGACGAACGCCAAGCCGAACATCGAAGGCGTCACGGTCGGAACCCATTCGCTGACGCATCAGAGCGGTTCGCCCGTCAAGCGGGAAGAACTGAAGTTGGTCGAAGAGGCGCAATTCCGCGAGTTGGCTCGCCTACTCGAAGCGATGAAACGATCGGGCGATTCCGGAACGACGCTTCTCGACGACACGGTCGTCTTGTACGGATCGCAACTCGGGAACGCCGGGCTGCACACGAACACCAACATGCCGATGCTCTTGTTCGGCGGCGGATTCCGCCATGGGCGGCATTTGGCGTTCGACCGGAAGAACAACCTTCCGTTATGCAATCTCTATGTCAGCGTGCTACAGAAACTCGGGATCCAAGCCGATCGCTTTGCATCGAGCACCGGCACGATGTCGGGGCTGTCGTGA